The Bubalus bubalis isolate 160015118507 breed Murrah chromosome 16, NDDB_SH_1, whole genome shotgun sequence genome window below encodes:
- the LOC112579665 gene encoding olfactory receptor 10A6 encodes MKRQNQSSVVEFILLGFSNFPELQGQLFGIFLIIYLLTLIGNVVIIVVICLEQSLRVPMYLFLQNLSVVDVSISAVIMPEMLVVLSNEKTSISFVSCFAQMYFILFFGGTECFLLGAMAYDRFAAICSPLSYPMIMNKRVFMKLVTGSWTLGFMLGTVQTTWVSSFPFCGPSEINHISCETPAVLELACADTFLFEIYAFTGTILIIMVPFMLIILSYIRILFAILKMPSTTGRQKALSTCASHLTSVTLFYGTASMTYLQPKSGYSPETKKLMSLSYSLLTPLLNPLIYSLRNSELKRALIKLW; translated from the coding sequence atgaaaaggcaaaatcaaaGCTCTGTGGTTGAGTTTATCCTCTTGGGCTTTTCTAACTTTCCTGAACTCCAAGGGCAGCTCTTTGGGATTTTCTTGATTATTTATCTGCTGACACTGATAGGAAACGTCGTCATTATAGTTGTCATCTGCCTGGAACAGAGCCTGCGTGTTCCCATGTACCTGTTCCTCCAAAACCTGTCTGTGGTGGATGTTAGTATCAGTGCAGTCATTATGCCCGAAATGCTGGTGGTTCTCTCCAATGAAAAAACGTCAATTTCGTTTGTGAGCTGCTTTGCAcagatgtattttattcttttttttggtgggactGAATGTTTTCTCCTAGGGGCAATGGCTTATGACCGATTTGCTGCAATTTGCTCTCCTCTGAGCTACCCAATGATTATGAACAAACGAGTTTTTATGAAATTAGTTACAGGCTCATGGACTTTGGGTTTCATGTTAGGTACTGTGCAAACAACATGGGTTTCTAGTTTTCCCTTTTGTGGCCCCAGTGAAATCAATCACATCTCTTGTGAAACTCCAGCAGTGCTAGAGCTGGCATGTGCAGACACATTTTTGTTTGAAATCTATGCCTTCACTGGCACCATTTTGATTATCATGGTTCCTTTCATGTTGATAATTCTGTCTTACATTCGAATTCTCTTTGCCATCCTGAAGATGCCATCAACCACTGGGAGGCAAAAGGCCTTGTCCACCTGTGCCTCCCATCTCACATCTGTTACCCTCTTCTATGGCACAGCCAGTATGACTTACTTACAACCTAAATCTGGCTACTCCCCAGAAACCAAGAAGCTGATGTCCTTGTCTTACTCACTTTTAACACCTCTGCTGAATCCACTGATCTACAGTCTGAGGAACAGTGAGCTGAAAAGAGCTTTGATAAAATTATGGTGA